In the Oxyura jamaicensis isolate SHBP4307 breed ruddy duck chromosome 19, BPBGC_Ojam_1.0, whole genome shotgun sequence genome, tggaCAACTACCTGATCAAGAACTGCAGCGAGACGCAGTACGAGAGCAAAGTCTTCTACCTGAAGATGAAAGGGGACTATTACCGCTACCTGGCCGAGGTGGCCACTGGTGAGAAGAGGGCGACCGTGGTGGAGTCTTCGGAGAAAGCCTATAGCGAAGCCCATGAGATCAGCAAGGAGCACATGCAGCCGACCCATCCCATCAGGCTCGGCCTGGCACTTAACTACTCAGTTTTCTACTACGAGATCCAGAACGCCCCGGAGCAGGCCTGCCACCTGGCCAAGACGGCGTTCGACGACGCGATCGCCGAGCTGGACACCCTCAACGAGGACTCCTACAAGGACTCAACGCTCATCATGCAGCTCCTCCGCGACAACCTAACGCTCTGGACAAGCGATCAGCAAGACGACGACGGCGGAGAAGGCAACAATTAGACCCCCAGATGGACTGGCAGCCGCACGCTGATGCTAACTACtgcagtctttatttttttcccacgAGTGGGGGGGTCAGGGGTGGGGGAGGGAACGGGAGGGGACACCTTCCCAGGGAGGCCCCCCACAACCTGTCTTTGATTGCCTCTTTGACATTTTTGCCAAAACACCACTAGTGGAAGtcaggctggctgtgctggtaTGGAATAGCAGCCTCACTGGCATATGGACTGTTCTGTAGATTATTAATACAAGTGGAGCTGTCTTTAATTTAACTTTATTGCTAGAAATAAAAGGGTTTTAAGATGAATTAACTTGAATGGAATGGCCCTcgtttttaagaaaagcaacacaaaaaggaagttCTGTGGTTCCAGTAAGGCTTTGTGCGTTTGTTTCTTCAGTTCAAGTGCCGTGTGTTTGTACCACGTCGCGGGGCGTCTCCCTGGAGCGCTCTGCCTGTCAGGGCATAGCTTAAAATCCCCAAAttgaaaaggaataataataataataataaacaaaagacTAAAGAATTTGGGACTTGTAAAGCCCCAGGATTTAGGccatttaatctttttaagatatttattaGGGTAGCTTACAGTATTAACACTAAATTGCAGTTTACAGTATTTCTACATTACAGCCATATGACATCAAGCCTTTgattgtctgttttcttttgctagTTCTTTTGGCTTGCCTTCCTGATCAGTCCTCGCCTGTGGACTGGCTTAGCTATTCTGTGTCGCCCAAG is a window encoding:
- the YWHAG gene encoding 14-3-3 protein gamma gives rise to the protein MVDREQLVQKARLAEQAERYDDMAAAMKNVTELNEPLSNEERNLLSVAYKNVVGARRSSWRVISSIEQKTSADGNEKKIEMVRAYREKIEKELEAVCQDVLSLLDNYLIKNCSETQYESKVFYLKMKGDYYRYLAEVATGEKRATVVESSEKAYSEAHEISKEHMQPTHPIRLGLALNYSVFYYEIQNAPEQACHLAKTAFDDAIAELDTLNEDSYKDSTLIMQLLRDNLTLWTSDQQDDDGGEGNN